Proteins from a genomic interval of Stenotrophomonas sp. WZN-1:
- a CDS encoding monovalent cation/H+ antiporter subunit D: MNHLVILPILIPLLGAALSLFVEHRRYGPRVQRAVAWTALSALALAVGLLFASTAGGDINVYLLGDWPSRLGIALVADRLSAWMLLTTLLLAIPCLLHACSGWDRRAPHFHALFQFQLVGLNGAFLTGDIFNLFVFFEVMLIASYGLLLSGGRGLRMRIGLHYVVFNVTASTLFLIALGLLYASLGSLNMAELSQRIAEVPPAQLTLVKATMGLLLLVFCAKAALMPLYLWLPEAYSRAPAAVAAMFAIMTKVGLYSVLRIQMLWFGDDAGAMAGYGRDWLLWAGVATLVLGGLGALAATRLRVLISYLVIVSAATLFIAFSVGTPKVLSAGLYYLPHSSFVAAALFLIADLIRRRRGGASDRKEVVAPMPGKETPAVLFLIGAVSVAGLPPLSGFLAKAALLAGMPAQYTGPVWTAVLVSSLLVIMGLTRGGIRLFWRVPPVDPEAPMPRKARLRRVELYAACILLAYGIAMTLAAAPLTRYTDATAAQLLQPSEYVQQLRATTPEIRQP, encoded by the coding sequence ATGAACCACCTGGTGATCCTGCCGATCCTGATTCCGCTGCTGGGTGCCGCGCTGTCGCTGTTCGTCGAACACCGCCGCTATGGCCCCAGGGTGCAGCGCGCGGTGGCCTGGACCGCACTGTCGGCGCTGGCACTGGCAGTGGGCCTGCTGTTCGCGTCGACCGCAGGCGGTGACATCAACGTCTACCTGCTCGGCGACTGGCCGTCGCGGCTGGGCATCGCGCTGGTGGCCGACCGCCTGTCGGCATGGATGCTGCTGACCACCCTGCTGCTGGCCATTCCCTGCCTGCTGCATGCCTGCTCGGGCTGGGACCGCCGCGCACCGCACTTCCATGCGCTGTTCCAGTTCCAGCTGGTCGGCCTCAACGGTGCGTTCCTGACCGGCGACATCTTCAACCTGTTCGTGTTCTTCGAGGTGATGCTGATCGCCTCCTACGGCCTGCTGCTCAGTGGCGGCCGTGGCCTGCGCATGCGCATCGGCCTGCACTACGTGGTGTTCAACGTCACCGCCTCGACCCTGTTCCTGATCGCGCTGGGCCTGCTGTACGCGTCGCTGGGTTCGCTGAACATGGCCGAGTTGTCGCAGCGCATCGCCGAGGTGCCGCCGGCGCAGCTGACCCTGGTGAAGGCGACGATGGGCCTGTTGCTGCTGGTGTTCTGCGCCAAGGCTGCGCTGATGCCGCTGTACCTGTGGCTGCCGGAAGCCTATTCGCGTGCACCGGCGGCCGTGGCCGCGATGTTCGCGATCATGACCAAGGTCGGCCTGTATTCGGTGCTGCGCATCCAGATGCTGTGGTTCGGCGACGACGCGGGCGCGATGGCCGGCTACGGCCGCGACTGGCTGCTGTGGGCCGGCGTGGCCACGCTGGTGCTGGGTGGCCTCGGCGCCCTGGCCGCGACCCGCCTGCGCGTGCTGATCTCGTACCTGGTGATCGTGTCGGCGGCCACGCTGTTCATCGCCTTCTCGGTCGGCACGCCGAAGGTACTCTCGGCCGGCCTGTACTACCTGCCACACAGCAGCTTCGTCGCGGCGGCGCTGTTCCTGATTGCCGACCTGATCCGCCGCCGCCGTGGTGGCGCCAGCGACCGCAAGGAAGTGGTGGCACCGATGCCGGGCAAGGAAACGCCGGCGGTGCTGTTCCTGATCGGCGCGGTGTCGGTGGCTGGCCTGCCGCCGCTGTCCGGCTTCCTGGCCAAGGCCGCGCTGCTGGCGGGCATGCCGGCGCAGTACACCGGGCCGGTGTGGACCGCGGTGCTGGTCAGCAGCCTGCTGGTGATCATGGGCCTGACCCGCGGCGGCATCCGCCTGTTCTGGCGCGTGCCGCCTGTCGATCCGGAAGCGCCGATGCCGCGCAAGGCACGCCTGCGCCGGGTCGAGCTGTACGCCGCCTGCATCCTGCTGGCCTACGGTATCGCCATGACACTGGCCGCTGCACCGCTGACGCGCTACACCGACGCCACCGCTGCACAGCTGCTGCAACCCAGCGAGTACGTGCAGCAGCTGCGCGCGACCACGCCGGAGATCCGCCAGCCATGA
- a CDS encoding Na+/H+ antiporter subunit E, with the protein MTAQRSLFRRLIPSPMLSIMVVAFWLLMSDSFTLGQIVLGLLLGVVVPLFAARLDREFARIGTLRPLPKLLCVTLWDILMSNIRVAIQVLGPEKNIHPGFIWLPLDIANIHGIAALTSMITLTPGTVSAALSDDRKFLLVHVLHLEDPQDLIDTIKRRYEAPLMEIFP; encoded by the coding sequence ATGACCGCCCAGCGCTCCCTGTTCCGTCGCCTGATTCCCTCGCCGATGCTCAGCATCATGGTGGTGGCGTTCTGGCTGCTGATGTCCGACAGCTTCACCCTCGGCCAGATCGTGCTGGGCCTGCTGCTGGGCGTGGTGGTGCCGCTGTTCGCCGCGCGCCTGGACCGCGAGTTCGCCCGCATCGGCACGCTGCGCCCGTTGCCCAAGCTGCTGTGCGTGACCCTGTGGGACATCCTGATGTCCAACATCCGCGTGGCGATCCAGGTACTGGGCCCGGAGAAGAACATCCACCCCGGTTTCATCTGGCTGCCGCTGGACATCGCCAACATCCACGGCATCGCCGCGCTGACCAGCATGATCACCCTGACCCCGGGCACGGTCTCGGCCGCGCTCAGCGACGACCGCAAGTTCCTGCTGGTGCACGTGCTGCACCTGGAGGACCCACAGGACCTGATCGATACGATCAAGCGCCGCTACGAGGCGCCGTTGATGGAGATCTTCCCATGA
- a CDS encoding K+/H+ antiporter subunit F, which yields MTGFQIIQTTLVVCMHVVGLAMLLATWRLLRGPTVPDRILALDTLSVTAIAELMLFGMYLNSAIYFEAALVIAMLGFGSTVVLSKFVLRRDIVE from the coding sequence ATGACTGGATTCCAGATCATCCAGACCACGCTGGTGGTGTGCATGCACGTGGTCGGCCTGGCCATGCTGCTGGCCACCTGGCGCCTGCTGCGCGGTCCGACCGTGCCCGACCGCATCCTCGCACTGGACACCCTGTCGGTGACCGCCATCGCCGAGCTGATGCTGTTCGGCATGTACCTCAACTCCGCGATCTACTTCGAAGCCGCACTGGTCATCGCCATGCTCGGCTTCGGCAGCACCGTGGTGCTGAGCAAGTTCGTGCTGCGCCGGGACATCGTCGAATGA
- a CDS encoding Na+/H+ antiporter subunit G: MITAIQIGLSILLLFGCFFILVGALGLVKLSTFFKRLHAPTKASTLGVGCVLVCSVCYHIFLGQDPQPRELLITVFLFITAPISAHMMAKAALSLLMETRPSLPGNEPAAEEQLPPPEPVREEEHAQNR, encoded by the coding sequence ATGATCACCGCGATCCAGATCGGCCTGTCGATCCTGCTGCTGTTCGGCTGCTTCTTCATCCTGGTCGGCGCACTGGGGCTGGTGAAGCTGTCCACCTTCTTCAAGCGCCTGCATGCACCGACCAAGGCGAGCACGCTGGGCGTGGGCTGCGTGCTGGTGTGTTCGGTCTGCTACCACATCTTCCTGGGCCAGGACCCGCAGCCGCGCGAGCTGCTGATCACCGTGTTCCTGTTCATCACCGCGCCGATCAGCGCCCACATGATGGCCAAGGCCGCGCTGTCGCTGCTGATGGAAACCCGCCCCAGCCTGCCGGGCAACGAACCGGCCGCCGAAGAGCAGTTGCCGCCGCCGGAACCGGTGCGGGAAGAAGAGCACGCGCAGAATCGGTAG
- a CDS encoding sodium:calcium antiporter, protein MITIAIAWFLLGLLLLALGGDSIVKAVSGLAQRFGASPFTAGLLLLGVATSLPELAVNARALAVGQPELALGNAVGSSIVNLGLTLAVAAIAAPLLLRARLQAVLWWSLLAAGILLILFGLDGRLARWEGGVLVAGFIVMQVLLLRRGRVESVEVQAAIAESALSRTSLPLNVLRVLIAALTLYWGARLVVGAAADFGAALGWTPLLVGLLPVAIGTALPEVATAIAAARRGHGHMVLGHVLGSSVVNLLLVIGAMAMLQPLALPASFVRLELPALLAFALVLYPMLRGDLKISRSEGGILLVAFVGWFVLELLLVGAPAL, encoded by the coding sequence ATGATCACCATTGCCATTGCCTGGTTCCTGCTCGGCCTGCTGTTGCTGGCGCTGGGTGGGGACTCCATCGTCAAGGCCGTGTCCGGCCTGGCCCAGCGCTTCGGGGCCAGCCCGTTTACTGCAGGGCTGTTGCTGCTCGGGGTGGCCACCTCGTTGCCAGAACTTGCCGTCAACGCGCGCGCGCTGGCAGTCGGCCAACCGGAGCTCGCACTGGGCAATGCGGTCGGCAGCAGCATCGTCAACCTGGGCTTGACCCTGGCGGTGGCGGCGATTGCCGCGCCCCTGCTGCTGCGCGCGCGCCTGCAGGCGGTGCTGTGGTGGTCGCTGCTGGCGGCCGGCATCCTGCTGATCCTGTTCGGGCTGGATGGTCGCCTGGCGCGCTGGGAAGGTGGCGTACTGGTGGCGGGCTTCATCGTCATGCAGGTGCTGCTGCTGCGCCGCGGCCGTGTCGAGAGCGTCGAGGTGCAGGCGGCCATCGCCGAATCCGCGCTGAGCCGCACCAGCCTGCCGTTGAACGTGCTGCGGGTGCTGATTGCTGCGCTGACCCTGTACTGGGGCGCGCGTCTGGTGGTGGGTGCCGCAGCGGACTTCGGTGCCGCGTTGGGCTGGACGCCGCTGCTGGTCGGCCTGCTGCCGGTGGCGATCGGCACCGCATTGCCCGAGGTCGCGACGGCCATCGCCGCCGCGCGTCGCGGTCACGGCCATATGGTGCTGGGCCACGTGCTGGGCTCCAGCGTGGTCAACCTGCTGCTGGTGATCGGTGCGATGGCGATGCTGCAGCCGTTGGCGTTGCCGGCCTCGTTCGTGCGCCTGGAACTGCCGGCGCTGCTGGCCTTCGCGCTGGTGCTGTACCCGATGCTGCGTGGCGACCTGAAGATCAGCCGCAGCGAAGGCGGGATCCTGCTGGTCGCGTTCGTCGGCTGGTTCGTGCTCGAACTGCTGCTGGTGGGCGCACCGGCGTTGTAG
- the hmgA gene encoding homogentisate 1,2-dioxygenase — protein MSPAITARGYQSGFGNEFATEAVAGALPVGQNSPQKVAHGLYAEQLTGTAFTAPRGSNRRSWLYRIRPAVTHGEFTPFAQSQLQCDFGAQPASPNQLRWSPLPLPALPTDFVEGLYTMGGNGSPDAHAGVGIHLYAANRDMVGRYFYDADGELLIVPQLGALRLLTELGVIEIEPQQIAVIPRGVRFRVELPDGPSRGYICENYGALLKLPDLGPIGSNGLANPRDFETPHAAFEDVDGDFELIAKFEGRLWRAPIDHSPLDVVAWHGNYAPYRYDLRRFNTIGSISYDHPDPSIFLVLHSPSDTPGTSNMDFAIFPPRWLVAQNTFRPPWFHRNIASEFMGLVHGAYDAKAEGFVPGGASLHNCMSGHGPDAPTFDKASNADLSKADVIKDTMAFMFETRAVIRPTAQALAAGHRQGDYQQCWNGLRNNYRSSR, from the coding sequence ATGTCCCCCGCCATCACCGCCCGCGGCTACCAGTCCGGTTTCGGCAACGAATTCGCCACCGAGGCCGTCGCCGGCGCGCTGCCGGTCGGGCAGAACTCGCCACAGAAGGTGGCCCACGGCCTGTACGCCGAACAGTTGACCGGCACCGCGTTCACCGCGCCGCGTGGCAGCAATCGCCGCAGCTGGCTGTACCGGATCCGCCCGGCGGTGACCCATGGTGAGTTCACCCCGTTCGCGCAGTCGCAACTGCAGTGTGATTTCGGCGCACAGCCGGCCTCGCCCAACCAGCTGCGCTGGAGCCCGCTGCCGCTGCCGGCGCTGCCGACTGACTTCGTCGAAGGCCTGTACACGATGGGTGGCAACGGCTCACCCGATGCGCATGCCGGCGTGGGCATCCACCTCTACGCTGCCAACCGCGACATGGTTGGCCGCTACTTCTACGACGCCGACGGCGAACTGCTGATCGTGCCGCAGCTGGGCGCGCTGCGCCTGCTGACCGAGCTGGGCGTGATCGAGATCGAGCCGCAGCAGATCGCGGTGATCCCGCGTGGCGTGCGGTTCCGCGTCGAGCTGCCCGATGGTCCGAGCCGCGGCTACATCTGCGAGAACTATGGGGCATTGCTGAAGCTGCCGGACCTCGGCCCGATCGGTTCCAACGGCCTGGCCAATCCGCGTGACTTCGAGACCCCGCATGCGGCGTTCGAGGACGTCGACGGTGATTTCGAACTGATCGCCAAGTTCGAGGGCCGCCTGTGGCGTGCGCCGATCGACCATTCGCCGCTGGACGTGGTGGCCTGGCACGGCAATTACGCGCCATACCGGTATGACCTGCGCCGCTTCAACACCATCGGTTCGATCAGCTACGACCATCCGGACCCGTCGATCTTCCTGGTGCTGCATTCGCCCAGCGACACGCCCGGCACCAGCAACATGGACTTCGCGATCTTCCCGCCGCGCTGGCTGGTGGCGCAGAACACCTTCCGTCCGCCGTGGTTCCACCGCAACATCGCCAGCGAGTTCATGGGCCTGGTACATGGCGCCTACGATGCCAAAGCCGAAGGCTTCGTGCCGGGCGGCGCGTCGCTGCACAACTGCATGAGCGGCCACGGCCCGGACGCGCCCACCTTCGACAAGGCCTCCAATGCGGACCTGTCCAAGGCGGACGTGATCAAGGACACGATGGCCTTCATGTTCGAGACCCGCGCCGTCATCCGCCCGACCGCGCAGGCCCTGGCTGCCGGCCATCGCCAGGGCGATTACCAGCAGTGCTGGAACGGCCTGCGCAACAACTACCGGTCGTCCCGCTAG
- the hppD gene encoding 4-hydroxyphenylpyruvate dioxygenase has product MNTAVPTASHPNPGMQVTTFENPMGIDGFEFVEFAAPAGRGQELHEYFRKMGFSAVLKHKQRPITVYRQGDVNFLVNEDPDSFASDFAEKHGPCACGFAIRFKKPGAEVYQTALGNGAEAIAFKPDSKAVSAPVIKGIGDCMLYLVDRYGSAGSIFDGDYEPIAGADLHPVGFGLTFIDHLTHNLYFGNMQQWSDYYERLFNFREIRYFDIKGLKTGLVSKAMTAPDGIVRIPLNESSDPKSQINEYLDAYKGEGIQHIACFTENIYETVEAMRAQGVDFLDTPETYFDVIDQRVPNHGEDVARLAKNKILIDADPETHQRKLLQIFTQNCIGPIFFEIIQRKGNEGFGEGNFTALFESIERDQIRRGVL; this is encoded by the coding sequence ATGAATACCGCAGTCCCGACCGCCTCGCATCCCAACCCCGGCATGCAGGTCACCACCTTCGAGAACCCGATGGGCATCGACGGCTTCGAGTTCGTCGAATTCGCCGCCCCGGCCGGCCGTGGCCAGGAGCTGCACGAGTACTTCCGGAAGATGGGCTTCAGCGCGGTGCTCAAGCACAAGCAACGTCCGATTACCGTCTATCGCCAGGGCGACGTCAACTTCCTGGTCAATGAAGACCCCGATTCGTTCGCCTCGGACTTCGCCGAAAAGCACGGCCCGTGCGCCTGCGGCTTCGCCATCCGCTTCAAGAAGCCGGGCGCGGAGGTCTACCAGACCGCGCTGGGCAACGGCGCCGAAGCCATCGCCTTCAAGCCGGACAGCAAGGCGGTCAGTGCGCCGGTCATCAAGGGCATCGGCGACTGCATGCTGTACCTGGTCGACCGCTACGGCAGCGCGGGCAGCATCTTCGACGGCGATTACGAGCCGATCGCCGGTGCCGACCTGCACCCGGTAGGCTTCGGCCTGACCTTCATCGACCACCTGACCCACAACCTGTACTTCGGCAACATGCAGCAGTGGTCGGACTACTACGAGCGTCTGTTCAACTTCCGCGAGATCCGCTACTTCGACATCAAGGGCCTGAAGACCGGCCTGGTGTCCAAGGCGATGACCGCGCCGGACGGCATCGTGCGCATCCCGCTGAACGAATCGTCCGACCCGAAGAGCCAGATCAACGAGTACCTGGACGCGTACAAGGGCGAGGGCATCCAGCACATCGCCTGCTTCACCGAGAACATCTACGAGACCGTCGAAGCGATGCGCGCGCAGGGCGTCGACTTCCTCGACACGCCGGAAACCTATTTCGACGTGATCGACCAGCGCGTGCCGAACCACGGCGAAGACGTGGCGCGCCTGGCGAAGAACAAGATCCTGATCGACGCCGATCCGGAAACCCACCAGCGCAAGCTGCTGCAGATCTTCACCCAGAACTGCATCGGCCCGATCTTCTTCGAGATCATCCAGCGCAAGGGCAACGAAGGCTTCGGTGAAGGCAACTTCACCGCGCTGTTCGAAAGCATCGAGCGCGACCAGATCCGCCGCGGCGTGCTGTAA
- a CDS encoding MarR family winged helix-turn-helix transcriptional regulator — MSPADPVSTRLRASHVLLDLEQFLPYRLSVLSNRVSGNIAKLYGDRYGLAIPEWRVITILALYPGSSASEVSDRTAMDKVAVSRAVARLLERGFIKRETHGDDRRRSVLALSAAGFEVYETIAPMVIEITRKLMSVLSDEEEQVLEKLILRLAGEGLERMGEGV, encoded by the coding sequence ATGAGCCCCGCCGATCCCGTTTCGACCCGCCTGCGTGCCTCGCACGTCCTGCTCGACCTGGAACAGTTCCTGCCGTACCGGCTGAGCGTGCTGTCCAACCGGGTCAGCGGCAACATCGCCAAGCTGTACGGCGATCGTTACGGCCTGGCGATCCCCGAGTGGCGGGTGATCACCATCCTGGCGCTGTACCCGGGCTCCTCGGCCAGCGAGGTCTCCGACCGCACGGCGATGGACAAGGTGGCGGTCAGCCGCGCCGTGGCCCGCCTGCTGGAGCGCGGCTTCATCAAGCGCGAGACCCACGGCGACGACCGCCGCCGCTCGGTGCTGGCACTGTCGGCCGCCGGTTTCGAGGTGTACGAGACCATCGCGCCGATGGTGATCGAGATCACCCGCAAGCTGATGTCGGTGCTGAGCGACGAGGAAGAGCAGGTGCTGGAGAAGCTGATCCTGCGCCTGGCTGGCGAAGGCCTGGAGCGGATGGGCGAAGGGGTCTGA
- a CDS encoding thioredoxin family protein: MRSKLGTAVVVVCAALIGACSQPQPPAAAEPTQPLDTRPTEPPVADPSEPVASGNTPVAADIAAIAGLGAQFDPARDPADDLATAKVEAQRGKKRILLEVGNAACDRCRALDEVVEGNGDLRRFRDAHYVWVKVNASDEQPNAAFFAQYPVMERDYPYLLVLDADGGLLVSQATGELRRGEAFQPARVTAFLKQWAPDR, from the coding sequence ATGCGTAGCAAGCTCGGTACGGCGGTAGTGGTGGTCTGTGCGGCGCTGATCGGCGCCTGTTCCCAACCGCAACCGCCTGCCGCTGCCGAGCCTACGCAACCCCTGGATACCCGACCCACCGAGCCACCGGTCGCTGACCCCAGCGAACCGGTGGCCTCGGGCAACACCCCGGTGGCGGCGGACATCGCCGCCATCGCCGGGCTCGGCGCGCAGTTCGACCCGGCCCGCGACCCCGCCGACGATCTGGCCACCGCCAAGGTGGAAGCCCAGCGCGGCAAGAAGCGCATCCTGCTCGAGGTCGGCAACGCCGCCTGCGATCGCTGCCGGGCGCTGGACGAAGTGGTGGAAGGCAACGGCGACCTGCGCCGCTTCCGCGATGCCCACTATGTGTGGGTGAAGGTCAACGCCAGCGACGAACAGCCCAACGCCGCCTTCTTCGCCCAGTACCCGGTGATGGAACGCGACTACCCGTACCTGCTGGTGCTCGACGCCGATGGTGGCCTGCTGGTGTCGCAGGCGACCGGCGAGCTGCGCAGGGGCGAAGCTTTCCAGCCCGCACGCGTGACCGCGTTCCTCAAGCAGTGGGCACCTGACCGGTAG
- a CDS encoding oligopeptide:H+ symporter, with the protein MSVNATANTPEPALPDFKTTLGHPRPLWMLFMTEFWERFAFYGIRWALVLYIVAQFYNGSAAGEGDASRIYGAYLALVYAAAIFGGYVADRVLGYQRSILTGAIIMAAGLFMISLPQEHIFKLGLATIIVGNGLFKPNISTMVGKLYGLKDERRDSGFTIFYMGINIGAMIAPVLTEYLARKVFGTDAMPSYKVVFIASGVGMLISLVWFYIGRAGLKGIGAPPAGAEGFGRIIMVLAGAVVAIPVAYFLLATGATALAWILGAMFTALAILLLVEGVREGKVQRDRVIAMLIIFAFNVMFWMFFEQAGSSFTFLAENIVNRQFGDWTFPTAWFQSVNSVAIITLAPIIAWIWVAMGRANPSIPRKFGLGLLFNGAAFALLMFALSQMVVDGKIPFWTLFMVYVIQSVGELCLSPIGLSMVTKLAPVRLVGFGMGGWFLSTGIGNNLSGIFAGVVSGEGGMTVESALKGYTFGFWALIGSGVVLFLVAPLINKLMHGVK; encoded by the coding sequence ATGAGCGTAAACGCCACTGCGAACACCCCAGAGCCGGCGCTGCCGGACTTCAAGACCACGCTGGGCCACCCGCGCCCGTTGTGGATGCTGTTCATGACCGAGTTCTGGGAGCGCTTTGCGTTCTACGGCATCCGCTGGGCCTTGGTGCTGTACATCGTCGCCCAGTTCTACAACGGCAGCGCTGCCGGTGAAGGCGACGCCAGCCGCATCTACGGCGCCTACCTGGCCCTGGTGTATGCCGCGGCGATCTTTGGTGGCTACGTGGCCGACCGGGTACTGGGCTACCAGCGCTCGATCCTGACCGGCGCGATCATCATGGCCGCCGGCCTGTTCATGATCTCGCTGCCGCAGGAGCACATCTTCAAGCTCGGCCTGGCCACGATCATCGTCGGCAACGGCCTGTTCAAGCCCAACATCTCGACCATGGTCGGCAAGCTGTACGGGCTGAAGGATGAGCGCCGCGACTCGGGCTTCACCATCTTCTACATGGGCATCAACATCGGCGCGATGATCGCCCCGGTGCTGACCGAGTACCTGGCCCGCAAGGTGTTCGGTACCGATGCGATGCCGTCCTACAAGGTCGTGTTCATCGCTTCGGGCGTGGGCATGCTGATCTCGCTGGTGTGGTTCTACATCGGTCGTGCCGGCCTGAAGGGCATCGGTGCACCGCCGGCCGGCGCTGAAGGCTTCGGCCGCATCATCATGGTGCTGGCCGGGGCCGTGGTCGCCATTCCGGTTGCGTACTTCCTGCTGGCCACCGGCGCCACCGCGCTGGCATGGATCCTGGGTGCGATGTTCACCGCCCTGGCCATCCTGCTGCTGGTCGAGGGCGTCCGCGAGGGCAAGGTGCAGCGCGACCGCGTGATCGCCATGCTGATCATCTTCGCCTTCAACGTGATGTTCTGGATGTTCTTCGAACAGGCTGGCAGCTCGTTCACCTTCCTGGCCGAGAACATCGTCAACCGCCAGTTCGGTGACTGGACCTTCCCGACCGCGTGGTTCCAGTCGGTCAACTCGGTGGCCATCATCACCCTGGCGCCGATCATCGCCTGGATTTGGGTGGCCATGGGCCGCGCCAATCCGTCCATCCCGCGCAAGTTCGGCCTGGGCCTGCTGTTCAACGGCGCCGCCTTCGCGCTGCTGATGTTCGCCCTGTCGCAGATGGTCGTGGACGGCAAGATCCCGTTCTGGACCCTGTTCATGGTCTACGTCATCCAGTCCGTGGGTGAGCTGTGCCTGTCGCCGATCGGCCTGTCGATGGTGACCAAGCTGGCCCCGGTGCGCCTGGTCGGCTTCGGCATGGGGGGCTGGTTCCTGTCCACCGGCATCGGCAACAACCTGTCGGGCATCTTCGCTGGCGTGGTCAGTGGTGAAGGCGGCATGACGGTCGAGTCGGCCCTGAAGGGGTATACCTTCGGGTTCTGGGCCCTGATCGGCTCCGGCGTGGTGCTGTTCCTGGTCGCCCCGCTGATCAACAAGCTGATGCACGGCGTCAAATGA
- a CDS encoding tryptophan 2,3-dioxygenase family protein: protein MSVDNNQRDLEAGIHTDLQGRLTYGGYLRLDQLLSAQQPLSSPPHHDEMLFIIQHQTSELWLKLLGHELRAAIGFLQRDEVWQCRKVLARSKQVLRQLTEQWSVLETLTPSEYMGFRDVLGPSSGFQSLQYRYIEFLLGNKNAQMLQVFEHDPAGQAQLRIVLEAPSLYEEFLKYLARFGHAVPAVYESHDWTQPHVADDALQPVFERIYQDTDRYWREYALCEDLVDLETAFQLWRFRHMRTVMRVIGFKRGTGGSSGVGFLAKALELTFFPELFQVRTSLQAAPPAERG, encoded by the coding sequence ATGTCCGTCGACAACAACCAACGCGATCTCGAAGCCGGCATCCACACCGACCTGCAGGGACGCCTGACCTACGGCGGCTACCTGCGGCTGGACCAGCTGCTCAGCGCGCAGCAGCCGCTGTCCAGCCCGCCGCACCACGACGAGATGCTCTTCATCATCCAGCACCAGACTTCGGAGCTGTGGCTGAAGCTGCTTGGCCACGAACTGCGCGCGGCGATCGGCTTCCTGCAGCGCGATGAGGTCTGGCAGTGCCGCAAGGTGCTGGCGCGCAGCAAGCAGGTGTTGCGCCAGCTCACCGAGCAGTGGTCGGTGCTGGAAACGCTGACCCCGTCTGAATACATGGGGTTCCGCGACGTGCTGGGCCCGTCTTCGGGCTTCCAGTCGCTGCAGTACCGCTACATCGAGTTCCTGCTGGGCAACAAGAACGCGCAGATGCTGCAGGTGTTCGAGCACGACCCGGCCGGGCAGGCGCAGCTGCGCATCGTGCTGGAGGCGCCCAGCCTGTACGAGGAATTCCTGAAGTACCTGGCCCGCTTCGGCCATGCCGTGCCGGCGGTGTATGAATCCCACGACTGGACCCAGCCGCATGTGGCCGACGACGCACTGCAGCCGGTCTTCGAGCGCATCTACCAGGACACCGACCGCTACTGGCGCGAGTACGCGCTGTGCGAGGACCTGGTGGACCTGGAGACCGCCTTCCAGCTGTGGCGATTCCGACACATGCGCACGGTGATGCGCGTGATCGGCTTCAAGCGCGGCACCGGCGGCTCGTCCGGGGTGGGCTTCCTGGCCAAGGCGCTGGAGCTGACCTTCTTCCCCGAACTGTTCCAGGTGCGCACCAGCCTGCAGGCGGCGCCCCCGGCGGAACGGGGCTGA